In Silene latifolia isolate original U9 population chromosome 3, ASM4854445v1, whole genome shotgun sequence, a single window of DNA contains:
- the LOC141649044 gene encoding uncharacterized protein LOC141649044: protein MGKEVDGLVEDLPYEEEGGEDDTEEVLLQPTTKVTKKSNPPKVLFDSQLVTHISYPSRAIQSRENFKYAKFCDMLEKLEVTLPFTEVILNMPPTYTKFLKDILTKKRVLDDQEIVAMEEACSANILNKMPTKLVARKIGIHSLVPTTMTLQLANRSVKRPLGVFEDLPVKVGKFLIPADFVVLDIPEDSHTPIILGRPFLATRGVLIDVRNGRLTFRIKGDKVEFNLPNLMKGPKVERACTIEVIDEVVESVAREESEMEEAFQISLPDEEMKEDHEVDDELLKKVEGLLPPKVQLEPLPPSLKYACLGEAESYHVIINANLSEA, encoded by the exons ATGGGAAAGGAAGTTGATGGCTTAGTTGAAGATCTACCTTATGAGGAAGAAGGGGGTGAAGATGATACCGAAGAAGTGCTCTTGCAACCCACCACAAAGGTAACAAAGAAATCAAACCCTCCAAAGGTGCTCTTCGATTCTCAACTTGTTACCCATATTTCTTACCCCTCAAGAGCAATACAGAGTAGGGAAAACTTCaagtatgccaagttttgtgacatgcttgagaaacttgaagtAACCCTACCCTTTACCGAAGTGATTTTGAACATGCCGCCAACTTACACAAAATTTTTGAAGGACATCTTGACTAAGAAAAGAGTCTTGGATGACCAAGAAATAGTGGCAATGGAAGAAGCATGTAGTGCTAATATCCTTAACAAAATGCCCACTAAACTTg TTGCAAGGAAAATTGGCATTCATAGTCTTGTTCCTACTACCATGACCCTCCAATTGGCGAATAGGTCAGTCAAGCGCCCTTTGGGGGTGTTTGAAGACTTACCCGTCAAAGTTGGAAAATTTTTAATCCCGGccgattttgttgtccttgacatcccGGAGGATAGCCATACCCCCATTATCCTAGGTAGGCCATTCTTGGCTACCAGAGGAGTACTTATTGATGTGAGaaatgggcggctaaccttccgGATTAAGGGTGACAAGGTCGAATTTAATCTTCCAAATTTGATGAAAGGCCCTAAAGTTGAAAGAGCATGTACTATTGAAGTGATTGATGAAGTAGTTGAATCGGTGGCTCGGGAAGAGTCAGAGATGGAAGAAGCCTTCCAAATCTCCCTACCTGACGAGGAAATGAAAGAAGACCATGAGGTCGATGATGAACTTTTGAAGAAGGTGGAGGGActtctccctccaaaggtacaactcgaACCTCTACCTCCCTCACTCAAGTATGCCTGTCTTGGTGAGGCAGAGTCTTATCATGTGATTATCAATGCCAACCTAAGTGAGGCTTAA